A region from the Acanthochromis polyacanthus isolate Apoly-LR-REF ecotype Palm Island chromosome 23, KAUST_Apoly_ChrSc, whole genome shotgun sequence genome encodes:
- the per1b gene encoding period circadian protein homolog 1b, with the protein MSYDNSKSTPSSSTRGRVSGAEEKDQEADSQGLNAQISSSGQPSANVTTQEQGSGAGGSGSGGFSGGGRGPNSDDMDGLSSGNDSGERESEGGMERENRSRGHQSTRSSHSHSSSNGKDSGMILETTESNKSSNSQSLSPPSGSLAYSLLSTSSERDPPSTSGCSSDQSARVQTQKELMKAIKELKLRLPAERKSKGHSSTLNALKYALQCVRQVKANKEYYHQWNVEECHGCSLDLSTFTIEELDNITSEYTLKNTDTFSMAVSFLSGKVVYVSPQGSSLLRCKPECLQGTMFSELLAPQDVSTFYSSTAPCRLPQWASCIGSASPPVDCTQEKSMFCRISADRTHGSEMRYYPFRLTPYQLTIRDSDAAEPQPCCLLIAERVHSGYEAPRIPPDKRIFTTSHTPSCLFQEVDERAVPLLGYLPQDLVGTPILLCIHPEDRPMLVAIHEKIFQFAGQPFDYSPLRMCARSGEYLTIDTSWSSFVNPWSRKVAFIVGRHKVRTSPLNEDVFTTPQGCDSRVTPDIVQLSEQIHRLLVQPVHSGSSQGYSSLGSSGSRGSRRSHQQHHSASAASSSDSNGPAMDEAAAAVALPKPMTFQQICKDVHMVKTNGQQVFIESRNRPPPRKNTSAGAASIRAINSDPIRGLIADMTKPPKALVPAPLVPKEPTAGYSYQQINCLDSIIRYLESCNIPNTIKRKCGSSSCTASSTSDDDKQQEASGNNKGGSVSLVGEPPPLPPLTMATKAESVASVTSQCSFSSTIVHVGDKKPPESDIIMEEAPMTPTLAPPTTNTRSTPPASTATIRPPPPPPPPPLPPASQPEKDSWRSGSVGGGGAGGGGGRLGLTKEVLSAHTQQEEQAFLDRFKDLSKLRVFDQTASSTMHRHTPAANPLSRGVRCSRDYPAAGGSTGHRRGRGGKRLKHQESSDRHSPLGLSGSHPDHRSSTAPMSFNMPLAPPTTSSSWPSVGSQPSIPSAPFAPGMLPIYPVYPPLTQPLPVPDPSRFPPTQMVPPMMALVLPNYMFPAMGAPMSQPGATPGHFYNPNFSYPGAPTATAPPVISNPVPMPGTGAPSRSSTPQSYSQTPADREGAESPLFQSRCSSPLNLLQLEESPSNRLEVATALAASQQATPAAQGGAAGGQSSANQSSADDTSKENENGETNESNHDAMSTSSDLLDMLLQEDSRSGTGSAASGSGSSGTRSSGSGSGSNGCSSSGTSGTSSSQGSHTSKYFGSIDSSENDHSRKQPAGGSSSAGGDGGEEQFIKCVLQDPIWLLMANTDDKIMMTYQLPVRDMETVLREDREALRSMQKHQPRFTEDQKRELSQVHPWIRTGRLPRAINISGCTGCKSPTSAPPATPFDVEIHEMELCSVLKAQEESASTTKKDVAETAMDDGQPEDEEEEEGTKTQDGNQEMTTDEQTSPSEAVEEKAET; encoded by the exons ATGAGTTATGACAACTCTAAATCAACGCCCAGCAGCAGCACTCGGGGGCGAGTGTCAGGGGCTGAAGAGAAGGACCAGGAAGCCGACTCCCAGGGGTTAAATGCACAAATAAGTAGCAGTGGTCAGCCCAGTGCCAATGTCACCACTCAGGAGCAGGGAAGCGGGGCCGGAGGATCGGGCTCCGGAGGCTTCTCTGGAGGTGGAAGGGGCCCCAACTCGGACGATATGGACGGGCTTTCCAGCGGGAACGACTCCGGAGAGAGGGAAAGCGAGGGCGGGATGGAGAGGGAGAACAGGTCTCGCGGGCATCAGTCCACACGCAGCTCACACAGTCACAGTTCATCCAATGGCAAGGACTCTGGCATGATCCTGGAAACCACAGAGAGCAACAAGAG CTCCAACTCTCAGAGCCTCTCGCCTCCCAGCGGCTCTCTGGCCTATAGCCTGCTGTCAACTAGTTCGGAGCGGGACCCCCCCTCCACCTCTGGATGCAGCAGCGACCAGTCAGCGAGGGTCCAGACACAGAAGGAGCTAATGAAGGCCATCAAGGAGCTGAAGCTCCGCCTGCCTGCTGAGCGCAAATCCAAGGGTCACTCCAGCACTCTAAATGCACTCAAATATGCTCTTCAGTGTGTCAGACAAGTCAAAG CCAACAAAGAGTACTATCACCAGTGGAATGTGGAGGAGTGTCACGGCTGCAGTCTGGACTTATCTACCTTCACAATTGAGGAGCTTGACAACATCACCTCAGAATACACCCTCAAAAACACT GACACATTCTCCATggcagtgtcatttttgtcggGGAAGGTCGTGTACGTATCGCCCCAGGGCTCGTCCCTGTTGCGCTGCAAACCCGAGTGTCTCCAGGGGACGATGTTCTCCGAGCTTTTGGCCCCGCAAGACGTCAGCACCTTCTACAGCAGCACAGCGCCCTGCCGCCTGCCCCAATGGGCCTCCTGCATCGGGTCTG CCTCTCCTCCGGTCGACTGCACTCAGGAGAAGTCCATGTTCTGTCGGATCAGCGCCGACCGGACCCACGGGAGTGAGATGCGCTACTACCCCTTTCGCCTCACGCCCTACCAGCTCACTATCAGAGACTCGGATGCTGCTGAGCCACAGCCCTGCTGCCTGCTCATCGCGGAGAGGGTCCACTCAGGATACGAGG CTCCTCGTATCCCTCCAGACAAGAGGATCTTCACCACCAGTCACACTCCCAGCTGCCTCTTCCAGGAAGTTGATGAGAG GGCTGTGCCGCTGTTAGGCTACCTGCCTCAGGACTTGGTGGGAACCCCCATCCTGCTCTGCATCCACCCTGAGGACAGGCCCATGCTGGTGGCTATACATGAGAAGA TCTTTCAGTTTGCAGGGCAGCCGTTTGACTATTCGCCCCTGCGGATGTGCGCTCGCAGCGGGGAATATCTGACCATCGACACCAGCTGGTCTTCCTTCGTCAACCCCTGGAGCAGAAAGGTGGCGTTCATCGTAGGGCGGCACAAAGTCAGAAC GAGCCCTCTGAACGAAGATGTGTTCACCACACCGCAAGGCTGCGACAGTCGGGTCACCCCCGACATCGTCCAGCTGAGCGAGCAGATCCACCGGCTCCTGGTGCAGCCGGTGCACAGCGGCAGCTCCCAGGGCTACAGCTCGCTCGGGTCCAGCGGCTCACGGGGCTCCCGCCGCTCCCACCAACAGCACCACAGTGCCTCCGCCGCCTCGTCCAGCGACAGCAACGGCCCTGCCATGGACGAAGCTGCTGCCGCGGTTGCTTTACCTAAGCCT ATGACGTTCCAGCAGATCTGCAAAGACGTCCACATGGTCAAGACTAATGGTCAGCAAGTTTTCATTGAGTCTCGCAACCGTCCACCGCCGAGGAAAAACACCAGCGCTG GCGCAGCAAGCATCAGAGCCATCAACAGCGACCCGATCAGAGGTCTGATAGCGGACATGACGAAACCACCCAAAGCTTTGGTGCCGGCACCGCTTGTACCGAAGGAGCCAACCGCTGGCTACTCCTACCAGCAGATCAACTGTCTAGACAGCATCATAAG GTACTTGGAGAGCTGTAACATTCCTAATACTATAAAGAGGAAGTgtggctcctcctcctgcactgCCTCCTCAACATCTGATGATGACAAGCAGCAGGAGGCCAGTGGCAACAACAAAG GTGGTTCAGTTAGCCTCGTAGGTGAACCACCTCCTCTGCCTCCCCTGACCATGGCCACAAAGGCAGAGAGTGTAGCCTCAGTAACATCTCAGTGTAGCTTCAGCAGCACCATCGTCCATGTAGGAGACAAGAAACCTCCCGAGTCAG ACATCATCATGGAGGAGGCTCCTATGACTCCTACACTCGCTCCTCCTACCACTAATACTCGGTCAACTCCTCCGGCGAGCACAGCCACCAtccgccctcctcctcctcctcccccgccTCCTCTCCCTCCGGCCAGTCAGCCGGAGAAGGACAGCTGGAGAAGTGGAAGTGTGGGAGGCGGAGGGGCGGGAGGCGGAGGCGGCCGGCTGGGCCTGACCAAGGAGGTGCTGTCCGCCCACACCCAGCAGGAGGAGCAGGCGTTCCTCGACCGCTTCAAAGACCTCAGCAAGCTGCGTGTTTTCGATCAGACGGCGTCGTCGACCATGCACCGCCACACCCCGGCTGCCAACCCTCTGTCACGAG GAGTGCGTTGTTCTCGTGACTACCCAGCTGCAGGAGGCAGCACCGGTCACAGACGCGGTCGTGGTGGCAAGAGACTCAAGCACCAGGAGTCATCAGACCGACACAGCCCTCTGGGTCTGAGCGGGAGTCATCCGGACCACAGAAGCAGCACAGCTCCCATGTCCTTCAACATGCCCCTTGCTCCCCCCacaacctcctcctcctggccTTCTGTGGGCTCCCAGCCAAGCATTCCCTCTGCCCCCTTTGCCCCCGGTATGCTTCCGATCTACCCCGTGTACCCGCCGCTCACGCAGCCCCTACCAGTCCCAGATCCGTCCCGTTTCCCCCCTACACAGATGGTACCTCCCATGATGGCCCTCGTTCTGCCCAACTACATGTTCCCCGCAATGGGAGCGCCCATGTCTCAACCAGGTGCCACCCCTGGACACTTCTACAATCCCAACTTCAGCTACCCCGGGGCCCCCACAGCCACCGCCCCCCCTGTTATTTCGAACCCCGTACCCATGCCAGGCACCGGCGCCCCGTCTCGTAGCAGCACCCCACAGTCCTACAGTCAGACGCCGGCTGACCGTGAGGGTGCAGAGTCCCCCCTCTTCCAGTCCCGCTGCTCCTCCCCTCTCAACttgctgcagctggaggagTCGCCGAGTAACCGGCTAGAAGTTGCCACGGCGCTAGCGGCGTCACAGCAAGCCACACCTGCTGCACAGGGCGGTGCAGCTGGTGGACAgagctcagccaatcagagcagcgCTGATGATACGTCCAAGGAGAATGAGAAC GGTGAGACTAATGAGTCCAACCATGATGCCATGTCCACCTCCAGCGACCTGCTGGATATGTTGCTGCAGGAAGATTCCCGCTCCGGCACCGGTTCTGCTGCCTCTGGTTCAGGCTCCTCTGGAACCAGATCCTCGGGTTCAGGCTCCGGCTCCAATGGCTGCAGCTCCTCTGGCACCAGCGGCACCA GCAGCAGCCAGGGCAGCCACACCAGCAAGTACTTCGGCAGCATCGACTCATCAGAGAACGACCACTCCCgcaaacagccagcagggggcagcagcAGCGCTGGAGGAGACGGTGGCGAGGAGCAGTTTATTAAATGTGTCCTGCAGGACCCCATTTGGCTGCTGATGGCCAACACAGACGACAAGATCATGATGACCTATCAGCTGCCTGTCAG